The following coding sequences are from one Verrucosispora sp. WMMD573 window:
- the hisC gene encoding histidinol-phosphate transaminase yields MTDGRHQAAVRLTRADLDALPNYVPGRSPADLARELGLPEAIKLASNEVPYGPLPGVVEAVAEAVAGAHRYPDMGVVALRQALAERYGVDADRVATGCGSVALAEHLVRATCLPGDELVYSWRSFEAYPIIAATSGATSVQVPNDAGHGHDLAAMAAAVTDRTRMILVCNPNNPTGTAVRRAELDRFLDAVPDDVLVVIDEAYREFVTDPEVPDGLTYADRPNVAVLRTLSKAWGLAGLRIGFLVAQPQVAAAVRKVVTPFSTSMAAQAGALAALAQADEVRRRCALVVADRERVGEALTKLVPGVPASQANFVWLPLGDRSVEFGKACESRGVIVRPFPGDGVRVTIGTPAENDAFLAAAEAALA; encoded by the coding sequence ATGACCGACGGACGACACCAGGCGGCGGTGCGACTGACCCGCGCCGACCTCGACGCGCTGCCCAACTACGTGCCCGGACGCAGCCCGGCCGACCTGGCCCGGGAACTGGGCCTGCCCGAGGCCATCAAACTGGCCAGCAACGAGGTGCCGTACGGCCCGCTGCCCGGTGTGGTGGAGGCGGTCGCCGAGGCCGTCGCCGGGGCGCACCGCTACCCGGACATGGGTGTCGTCGCGCTCCGCCAGGCGCTCGCCGAGCGGTACGGGGTGGACGCCGACCGGGTGGCGACCGGCTGCGGCTCGGTGGCGCTCGCCGAGCACCTGGTCCGCGCCACCTGCCTGCCCGGCGACGAACTCGTCTACTCGTGGCGCTCGTTCGAGGCGTACCCGATCATCGCGGCGACCAGCGGCGCGACAAGCGTGCAGGTGCCCAACGACGCCGGGCACGGGCACGACCTGGCGGCGATGGCCGCGGCGGTGACCGACCGCACCCGGATGATCCTGGTCTGCAACCCCAACAATCCGACCGGCACCGCGGTACGCCGGGCCGAGCTGGACCGCTTCCTCGACGCCGTACCCGACGACGTGCTTGTGGTGATCGACGAGGCGTACCGCGAGTTCGTCACCGACCCGGAGGTGCCGGACGGGCTGACCTACGCCGACCGGCCGAACGTGGCGGTGCTGCGCACCCTGTCCAAGGCGTGGGGGCTGGCCGGCCTGCGAATCGGCTTCCTGGTCGCGCAGCCGCAGGTGGCGGCGGCGGTCCGTAAGGTCGTCACGCCGTTCTCCACAAGCATGGCCGCCCAGGCGGGGGCGTTGGCCGCGTTGGCCCAGGCCGACGAGGTGCGTCGGCGGTGCGCGCTGGTGGTGGCCGACCGCGAGCGCGTCGGCGAGGCGTTGACCAAGCTCGTCCCCGGCGTGCCGGCCAGCCAGGCGAACTTCGTCTGGCTGCCACTGGGTGACCGGTCGGTGGAGTTCGGCAAGGCGTGCGAGTCGCGGGGCGTGATCGTCCGTCCGTTCCCCGGCGACGGGGTGCGGGTCACCATCGGCACGCCGGCCGAGAACGACGCCTTCCTGGCGGCGGCCGAGGCCGCCCTGGCCTGA
- a CDS encoding RDD family protein produces MSVAPGWYVDPADPDTRRYWDGEGWIGAPIPVDVTPPEGPPPPEPEPAPEPTPPASASAPPAAALPSGGTPPATWPQGQPTGQPGGGTPPGWPGGQGSPGAPPAWPTGDTPQGPPPGWPYPTWPGRPPAPRPHGMPLASFGARLTARLIDFGIVFLLNALVNGWFVWRYLQELSAPLDEFWRRVQAQDRTTEPLPAAGDQAGALVVTILLIATSLWLAYEVPSMAAGGQTLGKRLLRVRAVPVEADAPLGFGRALRRWNTLGLPTLLWYCCGLGLLLQLIDALSPLFDHPLRQALHDKRAQTVVVQLPRTPDDRANSPGETP; encoded by the coding sequence GTGAGCGTGGCACCCGGTTGGTACGTCGACCCCGCCGACCCGGATACCCGCAGGTACTGGGACGGTGAGGGCTGGATCGGCGCGCCCATCCCGGTGGACGTCACGCCGCCCGAGGGCCCACCCCCGCCCGAGCCCGAGCCCGCGCCGGAGCCCACCCCCCCGGCGTCCGCCTCGGCACCGCCCGCAGCCGCCCTGCCGTCCGGCGGCACCCCACCGGCCACCTGGCCGCAGGGCCAGCCGACAGGACAGCCGGGCGGCGGAACGCCACCGGGTTGGCCCGGCGGTCAGGGATCTCCGGGCGCGCCGCCGGCCTGGCCGACAGGTGACACGCCCCAGGGGCCGCCGCCCGGCTGGCCGTACCCGACCTGGCCCGGACGCCCGCCGGCCCCCCGCCCGCACGGAATGCCGCTGGCCTCGTTCGGTGCGCGGCTGACCGCCCGGCTGATCGACTTCGGCATCGTCTTCCTACTCAACGCCCTGGTCAACGGCTGGTTCGTCTGGCGCTACCTCCAGGAACTCTCGGCCCCACTCGACGAGTTCTGGCGCCGGGTGCAGGCTCAGGACCGGACCACCGAGCCGTTGCCCGCCGCCGGTGACCAAGCCGGTGCGCTGGTCGTGACGATCCTGCTCATCGCCACCTCGCTCTGGCTGGCGTACGAGGTGCCGTCGATGGCCGCCGGCGGGCAGACCCTCGGCAAGCGACTGCTGCGGGTCCGGGCGGTACCGGTCGAGGCGGACGCGCCACTGGGCTTCGGCCGGGCGCTGCGTCGTTGGAACACCCTCGGCCTGCCCACGCTGCTCTGGTACTGCTGCGGCCTCGGCCTGCTGCTCCAACTGATCGACGCGCTCTCACCGCTCTTCGACCACCCGTTACGGCAGGCGCTGCACGACAAGCGGGCGCAGACCGTGGTGGTTCAGCTTCCGCGTACCCCCGACGACCGCGCCAACTCTCCGGGAGAGACCCCATGA